A genomic region of Gossypium hirsutum isolate 1008001.06 chromosome D01, Gossypium_hirsutum_v2.1, whole genome shotgun sequence contains the following coding sequences:
- the LOC107921388 gene encoding protein CUP-SHAPED COTYLEDON 3-like (The RefSeq protein has 3 substitutions compared to this genomic sequence) produces MLAVEEVLSELGGEEVNEQGLPPGFRFHPTDEELITFYLASKVFNGSFCGVDIAEVDLNRCEPWELPDVAKMGAREWYFFSLRDRKYPTGVRTNRATGAGYWKATGKDREVYSASTGALLGMKKTLVFYNGRPPRGVKTMWVMHEYRLDGDFSCRHTCKEEWVICRIMHKTGEKKNGVAAAQGLGYILELSSLSSTTKTTNCLRPLLETPTPLLESQTQISMQAAHNSFLENDLKSLINPVVYPANGFQPSFTATPTTFSSTPDKNASSNSSAAASMLFKSLLSHQECVLREQAAATIPKQCKTEANFSNFQLPDSTLSWTEKMHPNPCQDPMFFDMDYNNSVLGFAEL; encoded by the exons ATGTTAGCAGTGGAGGAAGTTTTAAGTGAACTTGGCGGGGAAGAAGTGAACGAGCAAGGGTTGCCGCCGGGGTTTAGGTTTCACCCCACTGATGAAGAACTCATAACATTTTATTTGGCTTCAAAGGTATTCAATGGAAGCTTCTGCGGAGTGGACATTGCTGAGGTTGACCTTAACCGATGTGAGCCTTGGGAGCTTCCAG ATGTGGCGAAAATGGGGGCAAGGGAGTGGTACTTCTTCAGCCTGAGGGACAGGAAATACCCGACGGGAGTGAGAACAAATAGAGCTACTGGAGCTGGGTACTGGAAAGCCACCGGAAAAGATAGGGAAGTGTACAGTGCCTCCACTGGAGCTTTACTTGGCATGAAAAAAACCCTTGTTTTCTACAATGGCAGAGCACCCCGTGGAGTGAAGACCATGTGGGTCATGCATGAGTACCGTTTAGACGGTGACTTCTCCTGCCGCCACACGTGCAAG GAAGAATGGGTGATTTGCAGAATAATACACAAAACAGGTGAGAAGAAAAATGGGGTAGCTGCTGCGCAAGGGCTAGGCTATATCTTGGAACTTTCTTTATTATCTtcaacaacaaaaacaacaaattgcCTCCGTCCACTGCTTGAAACCCCAACTCCTTTGTTAGAATCTCAAACCCAAATTTCAATGCAGGCTGCCCATAACTCTTTTCTGGAAAATGACCTGAAAAGCTTAATAAACCCGGTTGTGTATCCAGCTAATGGGTTCCAACCCTCCTTTACAGCCACTCCCACCACCTTTAGTAGCACACCCGACAAGAACGCCAGCAGCAACTCATCAGCAGCCGCATCGATGCTCTTCAAGTCCCTCCTCTCACATCAAGAATGCGTTTTGAGGGAACAAGCAGCTGCTACTATTCCCAAACAGTGCAAGACAGAAGCTAACTTTTCCAATTTCCAACTGCCTGATTCCACCTTGAGTTGGACGGAGAAGATGCATCCCAACCCTTGTCAAGATCCCATGTTTTTCGACATGGATTATAATAATAGTGTGTTGGGGTTCGCTGAACTCTGA